In a single window of the Pongo abelii isolate AG06213 chromosome 1, NHGRI_mPonAbe1-v2.0_pri, whole genome shotgun sequence genome:
- the RGS16 gene encoding regulator of G-protein signaling 16 isoform X2, translated as MCRTLAAFPTTCLERAKEFKTRLGIFLHKSELGCDTGSTGKFEWGSKHSKEKNFSEDVLGWRESFDLLLSSKNGVAAFHAFLKTEFSEENLEFWLACEEFKKIRSATKLASRAHRIFEEFICSEASKEVNIDHETRELTRMNLQTATATCFDVAQGKTRTLMEKDSYPRFLKSPAYRDLAAQASAASATLSSCSLAEPSHT; from the exons ATGTGCCGCACCCTGGCCGCCTTCCCCACCACCTGCCTGGAGAG AGCCAAAGAGTTCAAGACACGTCTGGGGATCTTTCTTCACAAATCAGAGCTGGGCTGCGATACTGGGAGTACTGGCAAGTTCGAGTGGGGCAGTAAACACAGCAAAGAGAA aaACTTCTCAGAAGATGTGCTGGGGTGGAGAGAGTCGTTCGACCTGCTCCTGAGCAGTAAAA ATGGAGTGGCTGCCTTCCACGCTTTCCTGAAGACAGAGTTCAGTGAGGAGAACCTGGAGTTCTGGCTGGCCTGTGAGGAGTTCAAGAAGATCCGATCAGCTACCAAGCTGGCCTCCAGGGCACACCGGATCTTTGAGGAGTTCATTTGCAGTGAGGCCTCTAAAGAG GTCAACATTGACCATGAGACCCGCGAGCTGACGAGGATGAACCTGCAGACTGCCACAGCCACATGCTTTGATGTGGCTCAGGGGAAGACACGTACCCTGATGGAGAAGGACTCCTACCCACGCTTCCTGAAGTCGCCCGCTTACCGGGACCTGGCTGCCCAAGCCTCAGCCGCCTCTGCCACTCTGTCCAGCTGCAGCCTGGCCGAGCCCTCACACACCTGA
- the RGS16 gene encoding regulator of G-protein signaling 16 isoform X1 produces the protein MCRTLAAFPTTCLERAKEFKTRLGIFLHKSELGCDTGSTGKFEWGSKHSKENRNFSEDVLGWRESFDLLLSSKNGVAAFHAFLKTEFSEENLEFWLACEEFKKIRSATKLASRAHRIFEEFICSEASKEVNIDHETRELTRMNLQTATATCFDVAQGKTRTLMEKDSYPRFLKSPAYRDLAAQASAASATLSSCSLAEPSHT, from the exons ATGTGCCGCACCCTGGCCGCCTTCCCCACCACCTGCCTGGAGAG AGCCAAAGAGTTCAAGACACGTCTGGGGATCTTTCTTCACAAATCAGAGCTGGGCTGCGATACTGGGAGTACTGGCAAGTTCGAGTGGGGCAGTAAACACAGCAAAGAGAA tagaaACTTCTCAGAAGATGTGCTGGGGTGGAGAGAGTCGTTCGACCTGCTCCTGAGCAGTAAAA ATGGAGTGGCTGCCTTCCACGCTTTCCTGAAGACAGAGTTCAGTGAGGAGAACCTGGAGTTCTGGCTGGCCTGTGAGGAGTTCAAGAAGATCCGATCAGCTACCAAGCTGGCCTCCAGGGCACACCGGATCTTTGAGGAGTTCATTTGCAGTGAGGCCTCTAAAGAG GTCAACATTGACCATGAGACCCGCGAGCTGACGAGGATGAACCTGCAGACTGCCACAGCCACATGCTTTGATGTGGCTCAGGGGAAGACACGTACCCTGATGGAGAAGGACTCCTACCCACGCTTCCTGAAGTCGCCCGCTTACCGGGACCTGGCTGCCCAAGCCTCAGCCGCCTCTGCCACTCTGTCCAGCTGCAGCCTGGCCGAGCCCTCACACACCTGA